The following coding sequences lie in one Heyndrickxia oleronia genomic window:
- a CDS encoding LysR family transcriptional regulator, with protein sequence MDLHTLEIFQAVAKLGSISQAARKLQYAQSNITMKIQQLESDLQTTLFYRHNRGTALTAKGSILLTYTEKIFDLIEETKSVMSDDQTPKGPLMIGSMETTAAVRLPNLLAKYHKDFPDVDLTLKTGSTVQNIQGVLQYELDGAFVAGPIEHPELKEKELIDEELVIITDTIHPPISSFKDIQTRTLLVFHAGCSYREKLEQWLQQEKVIPNKIMEFGTLDAIIGCVAAGLGISMLPQSVVSKHVQDGILREHSIPNSYGKVKTVFIYRKDKYVPTSLIKFIDMIGE encoded by the coding sequence TTGGATTTGCATACATTAGAAATTTTTCAAGCAGTGGCAAAGTTAGGGAGTATTTCACAGGCAGCAAGAAAACTTCAATACGCACAATCTAATATCACGATGAAAATACAGCAGTTGGAATCGGATCTTCAAACTACCTTATTTTATAGACATAATCGTGGAACTGCTTTAACAGCCAAGGGGAGCATACTATTAACATACACGGAAAAAATATTTGACCTTATAGAAGAAACAAAAAGTGTAATGAGCGATGACCAAACCCCAAAAGGGCCGTTAATGATTGGGTCGATGGAAACAACTGCAGCAGTTCGTTTACCCAACCTGCTTGCAAAGTATCACAAAGACTTTCCAGATGTTGATTTAACGTTAAAAACGGGCTCTACTGTACAAAATATTCAAGGAGTTTTGCAGTATGAACTTGATGGGGCATTTGTGGCTGGACCTATTGAGCACCCCGAGTTGAAAGAAAAGGAATTAATTGATGAGGAATTGGTGATTATTACAGATACCATTCATCCTCCTATTTCTTCCTTTAAAGATATTCAAACAAGGACCTTGCTTGTATTTCATGCGGGATGTTCTTATCGAGAAAAACTTGAACAATGGTTACAGCAAGAAAAGGTAATTCCAAATAAAATAATGGAATTTGGCACTTTAGATGCAATAATTGGCTGTGTAGCAGCTGGACTAGGCATAAGTATGCTTCCACAGAGTGTTGTTTCAAAGCATGTACAAGACGGGATCCTTAGAGAACATTCAATTCCGAATTCATATGGAAAAGTAAAAACAGTATTCATTTATCGAAAAGACAAGTATGTACCTACATCCTTAATAAAATTTATAGATATGATTGGTGAGTAG
- a CDS encoding rhodanese-like domain-containing protein has translation MNALEYFNARLEATISPMDYLKLASTDPDKYFLIDVRNGPDHVKTLTIKDAHIIPQQELQDRLDEIPKDKEIIVYCWDVWCNTAAKVASFLLERGYQVKELTGGIAAWKEMNFPITDLTQNDHISDSCGC, from the coding sequence ATGAATGCACTTGAGTATTTTAATGCACGTCTAGAAGCAACCATTAGCCCTATGGATTATTTGAAATTGGCATCAACTGATCCTGATAAATACTTTTTGATTGATGTAAGAAATGGTCCTGATCATGTAAAAACATTAACAATTAAGGATGCCCATATTATTCCTCAACAAGAACTGCAAGATCGTTTAGATGAAATACCGAAAGATAAGGAAATTATTGTTTACTGTTGGGATGTTTGGTGTAACACTGCTGCCAAAGTTGCCTCATTTTTATTGGAACGTGGCTATCAAGTGAAAGAACTGACTGGTGGAATTGCGGCATGGAAAGAGATGAACTTTCCTATTACGGATTTGACTCAAAATGATCACATTTCTGATAGCTGTGGGTGCTAA
- a CDS encoding metalloregulator ArsR/SmtB family transcription factor has protein sequence MKEKSETRDVYDAVADPTRRKILDLLANREEMPLHELTTNFQMGRTAVSKHLTILKDAGLVISRKAGRETRYRLNALPLQEIQDWVTYYTKFWNDKIMLLHQLLQEEEEMHKVSLDFQFNYSIDRVWLALTDSNILAKWVMDNDFKPIVGHKFQFRAKPNKLWDGIVNSEVLVVDQPNKLSYTWITAGESTTVTWTLKEADGTTFLHLEQTGFVNQGHAYHGAKQGWVLMGDKLEQVLNEL, from the coding sequence GTGAAAGAGAAAAGCGAAACAAGGGATGTTTACGACGCTGTTGCTGATCCTACGAGACGCAAGATACTGGATTTGTTAGCAAATAGAGAAGAAATGCCTCTCCACGAACTAACTACGAATTTTCAAATGGGCCGTACGGCAGTTTCAAAACATTTGACCATACTCAAGGATGCTGGACTTGTCATTAGCCGAAAAGCAGGCAGGGAAACAAGATATCGTCTAAATGCCTTGCCACTTCAAGAAATTCAAGATTGGGTAACATATTACACAAAGTTTTGGAATGATAAAATAATGCTTCTACACCAACTATTACAGGAGGAAGAAGAAATGCATAAAGTTTCATTAGATTTTCAGTTTAACTATTCCATTGACCGTGTATGGTTAGCATTAACAGACTCAAATATTCTAGCAAAATGGGTAATGGATAATGATTTTAAACCAATCGTAGGACATAAATTTCAATTCAGAGCTAAGCCGAATAAATTGTGGGATGGCATTGTCAACTCCGAAGTACTCGTTGTTGATCAACCAAATAAACTATCTTACACTTGGATAACCGCTGGAGAAAGCACTACCGTTACATGGACATTGAAAGAAGCAGATGGAACTACGTTCTTACATCTCGAACAAACTGGATTTGTAAATCAAGGGCATGCGTATCATGGTGCCAAACAAGGATGGGTATTAATGGGTGATAAACTTGAACAAGTGTTAAATGAACTGTAA
- a CDS encoding NAD(P)H-dependent flavin oxidoreductase, which produces MLNNKMTELLKVKYPIIQAPMAGGITTSALVAEVSNTGGLGMIGAGYLTPVQTREQIKEVKQLTSNPFGINLFVPNEFKVTENEIKSANQFLNPIRQKLNLEQKENMEIPNYKDVYETFIEQIKVVIEEKVPICSFTFGIPSNEIIAELKQANIILIGTATTVREAVENEKAGMDIVVAQGSEAGGHRGSFMNGSQESLIGLMSLIPQVVDDVNIPVVAAGGIMDGRGLMASICLGAMGVQMGTAFLTCIESGANKVHKEAILNAKDEQTVLTRSFSGKWARGIKNKFILEMQNHEALLPDFPAQNTLTQDIRKTSSAQKNQDFMSLWSGQTPRLAKNQNVKSLITNIMAEAKKLSYMEAK; this is translated from the coding sequence ATGTTAAACAATAAAATGACAGAACTATTGAAAGTTAAATATCCAATTATACAAGCTCCAATGGCTGGTGGAATAACTACTTCTGCATTAGTCGCTGAGGTTTCAAATACGGGAGGTCTAGGAATGATTGGAGCTGGGTATTTGACCCCAGTTCAAACGCGAGAACAAATTAAGGAAGTAAAGCAACTAACATCAAACCCTTTTGGTATTAATTTATTTGTTCCTAATGAATTTAAAGTGACAGAGAATGAAATTAAATCAGCAAACCAGTTCTTAAACCCCATTCGTCAGAAATTGAATTTGGAACAAAAGGAGAACATGGAAATCCCTAATTATAAAGATGTTTATGAAACATTTATAGAGCAAATTAAGGTCGTAATTGAAGAAAAGGTCCCTATTTGTTCCTTTACATTTGGCATTCCTTCAAATGAAATCATTGCTGAATTAAAACAGGCAAATATTATTCTAATTGGAACCGCTACAACCGTTAGAGAAGCAGTTGAAAATGAAAAAGCAGGCATGGATATTGTTGTTGCTCAAGGTAGTGAAGCTGGTGGACATCGAGGGAGCTTTATGAATGGGTCACAAGAAAGTTTGATTGGTTTAATGTCATTAATTCCACAAGTTGTCGATGATGTAAACATTCCTGTTGTTGCTGCTGGAGGAATTATGGATGGGAGAGGATTAATGGCTTCAATTTGTTTAGGAGCAATGGGCGTACAAATGGGGACGGCCTTTTTGACTTGTATCGAAAGTGGAGCAAATAAGGTTCATAAAGAAGCGATTCTTAATGCTAAAGATGAGCAAACTGTTTTAACTCGTTCATTTTCTGGTAAATGGGCAAGAGGAATAAAAAATAAATTTATTTTAGAAATGCAGAATCATGAAGCACTCCTACCAGATTTCCCAGCTCAAAATACATTAACCCAGGATATTAGAAAGACTTCCAGTGCACAAAAAAATCAAGATTTCATGTCACTTTGGTCTGGTCAAACTCCAAGATTAGCCAAGAATCAAAACGTCAAATCATTAATTACAAACATTATGGCAGAAGCAAAAAAGTTAAGTTATATGGAAGCAAAATAA
- a CDS encoding tautomerase family protein, which translates to MPLLRFDLIEGRSEEALKKLLDSAHHSMVEAFQVPESDRYQIVHQHPQHELIIEDTGLGFKRSKDLVIISIVSKKRTVKQKEALYSLLAQKLESECDISPQDLIVSITENNDSDWSFGLGEAQFLTGSL; encoded by the coding sequence ATGCCATTATTACGCTTTGATTTGATAGAAGGTAGAAGTGAAGAAGCGCTAAAAAAATTATTGGATTCGGCTCATCATTCGATGGTTGAAGCTTTCCAAGTACCTGAAAGTGACCGTTATCAAATCGTTCATCAACACCCGCAGCATGAACTCATAATTGAGGATACAGGATTAGGATTTAAAAGAAGCAAAGACCTTGTAATTATTAGTATTGTTAGTAAAAAAAGAACCGTTAAACAAAAAGAAGCCTTATACTCACTTCTAGCCCAAAAGCTTGAATCTGAATGTGACATCTCACCACAAGATTTGATTGTTTCTATAACAGAGAACAATGATTCCGACTGGAGTTTTGGACTAGGTGAAGCACAATTTCTAACAGGCTCATTATAG
- a CDS encoding GNAT family N-acetyltransferase, whose protein sequence is MVDLSHKPLIEGEKVVLRPFKDEDFPYIEECLKDPEVLKLTGSSSDFDRESILKWYSTRNEQTDRLDLAIVDKSQGILVGEVVVNLYDENSHSMNFRILIGPRGRNRGLGTEATKHIIDYVFKSTTLNQLTLSVFDFNPRAKYIYEKVGFEIESIDENDLEFEGKWIDSINMKLTRENWINREKHAY, encoded by the coding sequence ATGGTGGATTTAAGTCATAAACCACTAATAGAAGGGGAGAAAGTTGTTCTCAGACCTTTTAAGGATGAAGACTTTCCTTATATAGAGGAATGCTTAAAGGATCCCGAGGTATTAAAACTGACAGGAAGCAGTTCGGATTTCGATAGAGAATCCATTCTCAAATGGTATTCTACAAGAAATGAACAAACCGATCGCTTGGATCTAGCTATTGTTGACAAATCGCAGGGCATTTTAGTGGGAGAGGTAGTGGTCAATTTATACGATGAAAATAGTCATAGTATGAATTTTAGGATACTTATTGGTCCAAGGGGAAGGAATCGAGGGTTAGGAACAGAAGCAACTAAGCACATAATTGATTATGTATTTAAAAGCACTACACTCAACCAACTAACCTTAAGTGTTTTTGACTTCAACCCAAGAGCTAAATATATTTATGAAAAGGTTGGGTTTGAAATAGAAAGTATTGATGAAAACGACCTAGAGTTTGAAGGAAAATGGATTGACTCTATCAATATGAAATTAACAAGAGAAAATTGGATAAACAGAGAAAAACATGCTTATTAA
- a CDS encoding DoxX family protein yields MIIVSVILQSLLVLYYVFSGVAKIIGAKYWVDIFKQIKLPQWFRVVTGFVQLIGAILLIIGYWIGGPVAWAGILLGITMIMACFAHIRVKDSFGKTAPALMFAVLNIILVILNADYLQHPFS; encoded by the coding sequence ATGATTATAGTTTCTGTAATTCTTCAAAGTTTGTTGGTTTTATACTATGTTTTCTCAGGTGTTGCTAAAATCATAGGGGCTAAATATTGGGTTGATATATTTAAGCAAATTAAGCTTCCTCAATGGTTTCGTGTCGTAACAGGGTTTGTTCAATTAATTGGAGCAATCCTACTGATCATCGGTTACTGGATTGGAGGTCCTGTCGCATGGGCAGGTATCTTGCTTGGAATTACCATGATCATGGCATGCTTTGCACATATTAGAGTCAAAGATTCGTTTGGCAAAACAGCACCAGCCCTTATGTTTGCTGTCTTAAATATCATTTTAGTAATCCTAAATGCAGATTATTTGCAACATCCTTTTTCATAA
- a CDS encoding MarR family winged helix-turn-helix transcriptional regulator has translation MEKWNQSYGFLLGKVLQKMETNFVEGLSPFEINARQYGVLLFIEGNPYSSQKDISENLQIDRTTMVSHIDHLEGLGYVERTRNPNDRRSYSLLITDKGKDVLDSRWEFLIHTELEVLAPLSDEEKQLLKELLIKVWTTL, from the coding sequence TTGGAAAAGTGGAATCAATCTTATGGTTTTTTACTTGGAAAGGTTCTTCAAAAAATGGAAACGAATTTCGTTGAAGGACTTTCCCCATTTGAAATTAATGCTAGACAATATGGAGTTCTTTTATTTATCGAAGGGAACCCCTACTCTTCACAAAAAGATATTTCTGAAAACCTACAAATCGACCGAACAACAATGGTTAGTCATATTGACCACTTAGAAGGTTTAGGGTATGTAGAGAGAACGAGGAATCCAAATGACAGAAGATCTTATAGTCTATTGATTACGGATAAAGGAAAAGATGTATTGGATTCACGTTGGGAGTTTTTAATCCATACAGAATTGGAAGTTTTAGCCCCTTTAAGCGATGAAGAAAAACAATTATTGAAGGAGCTCCTTATTAAAGTTTGGACTACTCTATAA
- a CDS encoding EVE domain-containing protein, which yields MESNRYWIGVASRDHVMNAVQGGFAQLCHGKQEPLKRMHTGDWIIYYSPKVKFKDSARYQKFTAIGRVIDDVIFQFESGNNFFPFRRNIDYISCKEIPIQPFIPQLSFIKSAKYWGYSFRLGHFEISEKDFKLIAERMINEKGD from the coding sequence GTGGAATCGAATAGGTATTGGATTGGTGTTGCATCACGAGACCATGTAATGAATGCCGTTCAGGGTGGATTTGCACAGCTTTGTCATGGCAAACAAGAACCTTTAAAAAGGATGCATACTGGTGATTGGATTATTTATTATTCCCCAAAAGTGAAATTTAAAGATAGTGCTCGGTATCAGAAATTTACTGCTATTGGAAGGGTTATAGATGATGTTATCTTTCAGTTTGAATCAGGAAATAACTTCTTTCCTTTCCGAAGAAATATAGATTATATTTCTTGCAAGGAAATACCCATTCAACCATTCATACCTCAACTCTCTTTTATTAAGAGTGCAAAGTACTGGGGTTATTCTTTTCGACTTGGCCATTTCGAAATAAGTGAAAAGGATTTTAAACTAATTGCAGAAAGAATGATCAACGAAAAAGGAGATTAG